From Enterococcus wangshanyuanii, the proteins below share one genomic window:
- a CDS encoding tape measure protein, whose protein sequence is MILDESGFASGLNAAVKKLGDFDGKVDNTSQKGGRSLGSIWTSFVGNFLASGASKIISKGIGLITSNLDGAINRVDTLNNANRVFENMGFSAGETSKTMDSLKKSIQGLPTPLDGAIKGVQLIASSTNDLGKSEKIFAALNNGILGFGGSAEMVDNAVVQLSQSFSNGKVDAQTWNSMINSGLGPALNALAKQMGLTAGEMKEGLSNGTISVEEFQDSLIKLNKEGGGGLKSLEQIAKDSTAGIKTGIANMKTAIVRGVANLITKFDEALQDAGFGSISEIIAEKGAALEKMLTNFANALPGIIKTAKQLYDTLKPYEPVLVALAASIGTLMVINKVNNAMKAWKKATEAMTIVQAILNSTMLANPIVAITTLIVGLVAGIVYLWKTNEGFRNAIKDIWKGITDAISSAADAVVKAWDATIQWFSDMWKGLQDAAKSAADGIKNAWSTITGWFSNQFQEIQDATVGIWNGAVDGAKSGVNSIKEAWSGVKQWFADLWKSITSTASGLVDGIMQYIGPLVYGVRNAFMHMGLFLSNLWKNLVNIAKNIFTILKNVIMAPMLFVTSLISDGWDEAKNNMIAVWENIAEAAGNIWGSITDIISNFLLNIKMAGLNIWYGIKNSFLNIWNELSSRAVEIWDNVKTYFSDLWTGMKENAAQSWTDLKVSVATTWENLKQGAADTAKSIGTFFVEGWASLKENTAQTWENIKKGTVDGWEAIKKFFSDTVNNMVEGAKNAWENLKKSVRDTVEKIANIFSDLKKIDLYEIGKNIVQGLINGVNEMIGKVGKTIKGVAGTIKNTIKKNLGINSPSRWMRDMIGKNIVLGVVRGVEQEQSTLDNTVKKMTDFPVELPSISAQSKVPTINSTDKIDQKNRSDSKAATDVAGDTFNINLQALGEMSESQLMGMARQLVKYIEMVRNNDTAPQGGAYNGA, encoded by the coding sequence ATGATATTAGATGAATCTGGTTTTGCTTCTGGTTTGAATGCTGCTGTAAAAAAGCTAGGTGATTTTGACGGTAAAGTGGACAATACAAGTCAAAAAGGCGGTCGCTCTCTGGGCAGCATTTGGACATCGTTTGTCGGTAATTTCCTTGCCAGTGGAGCAAGTAAAATCATTTCAAAAGGTATCGGTTTGATTACTAGTAACTTAGATGGGGCTATTAATCGGGTCGATACCTTAAATAATGCAAACAGAGTCTTTGAAAATATGGGTTTTTCTGCGGGCGAAACATCAAAGACGATGGACAGTTTAAAGAAAAGTATTCAGGGACTACCCACGCCATTAGATGGTGCGATCAAAGGGGTTCAACTCATTGCCTCCTCTACCAATGACTTGGGGAAGTCCGAAAAGATATTTGCTGCATTAAATAATGGGATTCTTGGTTTCGGTGGATCTGCTGAAATGGTTGATAATGCCGTTGTTCAGCTATCACAATCATTTTCTAACGGCAAGGTTGATGCACAGACATGGAACAGTATGATCAATAGTGGTCTTGGTCCTGCGCTTAATGCTTTAGCTAAACAAATGGGGCTAACTGCAGGTGAAATGAAAGAAGGACTCTCAAATGGAACTATTTCAGTAGAAGAGTTTCAGGATTCCTTGATCAAACTTAATAAAGAAGGCGGCGGCGGTCTTAAATCACTAGAACAAATTGCAAAAGATTCAACTGCTGGTATCAAAACAGGTATTGCCAATATGAAAACTGCAATTGTTCGTGGTGTCGCTAATTTGATCACTAAGTTTGATGAAGCGTTACAAGATGCTGGTTTCGGTAGTATCAGTGAGATCATCGCTGAAAAAGGTGCTGCACTTGAAAAAATGCTAACCAATTTCGCCAACGCTTTACCAGGAATCATTAAAACTGCAAAGCAGTTGTATGACACTTTAAAACCATATGAACCTGTACTCGTCGCGTTGGCCGCTAGTATCGGAACATTGATGGTCATCAATAAAGTAAATAATGCTATGAAAGCTTGGAAAAAGGCTACTGAAGCGATGACGATTGTTCAAGCAATCTTAAATTCCACTATGCTAGCCAATCCAATTGTAGCGATTACGACATTAATTGTTGGATTGGTTGCAGGGATTGTTTATCTCTGGAAAACTAACGAAGGCTTTAGAAATGCAATCAAAGATATTTGGAAAGGCATAACTGATGCAATCAGCAGTGCAGCAGATGCAGTCGTAAAAGCTTGGGATGCCACTATTCAATGGTTTTCCGATATGTGGAAAGGTCTGCAAGATGCAGCGAAAAGTGCTGCTGATGGTATAAAAAACGCTTGGAGTACTATCACGGGTTGGTTTTCTAATCAATTTCAGGAGATTCAAGACGCCACTGTCGGGATCTGGAATGGTGCTGTAGATGGTGCAAAGTCTGGAGTCAACAGTATAAAAGAAGCTTGGTCTGGCGTGAAGCAATGGTTTGCGGATCTATGGAAAAGCATAACCTCAACAGCTAGTGGATTAGTTGATGGGATCATGCAGTATATTGGACCACTTGTCTATGGCGTAAGAAACGCATTCATGCATATGGGATTGTTCCTCAGTAATTTGTGGAAAAACCTCGTAAATATTGCGAAAAATATCTTTACTATTCTGAAAAATGTGATTATGGCTCCAATGTTATTTGTCACTTCTCTGATCTCAGATGGTTGGGATGAAGCGAAAAATAATATGATCGCAGTTTGGGAAAACATCGCAGAAGCAGCGGGGAATATATGGGGATCTATCACTGATATCATCTCGAATTTCTTGCTAAACATAAAAATGGCTGGGCTTAATATTTGGTACGGCATCAAGAATTCATTCCTTAATATTTGGAATGAGTTATCCAGTCGAGCTGTTGAAATATGGGACAATGTAAAAACGTATTTCAGCGATTTATGGACAGGGATGAAAGAGAATGCTGCTCAAAGTTGGACAGATTTGAAAGTAAGTGTGGCGACTACCTGGGAAAACCTCAAACAAGGTGCTGCCGATACTGCCAAATCAATTGGAACCTTTTTTGTCGAAGGTTGGGCTTCTTTAAAAGAAAACACTGCTCAAACTTGGGAAAATATCAAAAAAGGCACAGTTGATGGGTGGGAAGCAATTAAAAAATTCTTTTCAGATACTGTAAACAATATGGTTGAAGGTGCTAAAAATGCTTGGGAAAATCTGAAAAAAAGCGTCCGAGACACAGTAGAAAAAATAGCAAATATTTTCAGTGATCTGAAAAAAATTGATCTATATGAGATTGGGAAAAATATTGTTCAAGGATTGATCAATGGTGTGAATGAAATGATTGGTAAGGTTGGTAAAACAATCAAAGGTGTAGCAGGAACAATCAAGAACACAATCAAAAAGAATTTAGGAATAAACTCACCATCTCGTTGGATGCGGGACATGATCGGTAAAAACATCGTACTAGGTGTTGTAAGAGGTGTCGAACAAGAACAAAGTACATTAGACAATACAGTCAAAAAGATGACTGACTTTCCAGTGGAACTGCCATCAATTTCTGCTCAATCAAAAGTTCCTACTATTAATAGTACGGATAAAATTGATCAAAAGAACCGAAGCGACAGTAAAGCCGCCACTGATGTTGCAGGAGATACTTTCAACATTAATCTGCAAGCACTTGGTGAAATGTCAGAATCACAATTAATGGGAATGGCAAGGCAGCTAGTGAAATATATTGAAATGGTTAGAAATAATGACACCGCACCACAAGGAGGGGCATATAATGGAGCTTAA
- a CDS encoding BppU family phage baseplate upper protein, with amino-acid sequence MKIKHEMTLSTTEPNNNVGVIKVRQEDINSQIFDIEVEANGEPVDFTGLTPFFINKTKLDEGKPIEQADRMTVYPTEGCLEYTLDKRDWQWIGKNTAYISFRRLNNDKSWSEMYSTRDFTYQVTEGVTEGTVFDSGYVWTFEDLLRMFQKFISDSENSMLSFQEQWQKFVEENKAILESLDPSGELLNQLHEVKEKQAELDGTLQTNAALQIGGETPRPVFTAPLNTLRNKLDKTKFNVLHMTDIHTDYGYERTSWKYAQYFWSHLTNMQSLQDLADVAIYNGDNADCYIKDKDISEQQQRKFGIKAIRSAAIPTFVNLGNHDNGSPPFKRDIGKVMPGDIITNEEFKDFYETKTKLFDEVRNGDSLYFYKDFEDKKIRVIGLNTNDNNQNVFNSDGSYKYGSHDHFAMQQEQLKWLANEALKVPTDYHVIVFGHCPLHETIFDNRECAIKILEAFKLGTTVPIKSVYPDHEVDFTASFINQGPGNLVGYICGHWHDEGFNQIGESIKFTQMRCLNGGFSDPALIDTPQEDCWSVLSVDTAAKKVDVFGFGRATNRSFTY; translated from the coding sequence TTGAAGATTAAACACGAAATGACCTTATCTACCACAGAGCCTAATAATAATGTAGGTGTGATTAAGGTAAGGCAAGAGGATATAAACAGCCAAATCTTTGATATTGAAGTAGAAGCGAACGGGGAGCCTGTAGATTTTACAGGTTTGACCCCTTTCTTTATCAATAAAACAAAGTTGGATGAAGGAAAACCAATTGAACAAGCTGACCGGATGACAGTATACCCAACAGAGGGGTGCTTGGAATATACACTTGATAAGCGTGATTGGCAGTGGATTGGTAAAAATACTGCGTATATTAGTTTTAGACGGTTAAATAATGATAAAAGCTGGAGTGAAATGTACAGTACCCGAGATTTTACTTATCAAGTAACTGAAGGGGTTACGGAAGGGACTGTTTTTGATTCTGGTTATGTCTGGACGTTCGAGGATTTATTACGCATGTTTCAAAAATTCATTAGCGATAGTGAAAATTCAATGCTCTCGTTTCAGGAACAGTGGCAGAAATTTGTTGAAGAAAATAAGGCTATACTTGAAAGTTTAGATCCGAGCGGAGAATTGCTGAACCAACTGCATGAAGTGAAGGAAAAACAAGCAGAACTAGATGGCACACTACAAACAAATGCAGCACTGCAAATTGGCGGCGAGACACCTCGTCCGGTGTTTACAGCACCATTAAACACCTTGCGTAATAAGCTTGATAAAACTAAGTTTAACGTGCTGCATATGACCGATATACACACAGATTACGGTTATGAACGAACATCATGGAAATATGCACAATATTTTTGGTCACACCTAACGAACATGCAGTCGTTACAGGATTTAGCGGATGTAGCAATTTACAACGGTGACAACGCTGATTGTTACATTAAAGATAAAGATATTTCAGAACAACAACAACGGAAATTCGGCATTAAAGCAATACGATCTGCCGCCATTCCAACGTTTGTAAATCTGGGCAACCACGACAACGGATCGCCACCGTTTAAACGTGATATCGGTAAAGTCATGCCAGGTGACATTATCACCAACGAAGAGTTCAAAGATTTCTACGAAACGAAAACAAAATTGTTTGACGAAGTAAGAAACGGCGATAGCTTGTATTTTTACAAAGACTTCGAAGACAAGAAAATCCGCGTGATTGGTTTAAATACAAATGACAACAACCAAAACGTATTTAATTCTGATGGTAGCTACAAATACGGATCGCACGATCATTTCGCTATGCAGCAGGAGCAACTTAAATGGCTGGCGAATGAAGCGCTAAAAGTACCTACCGATTATCATGTCATTGTATTTGGTCATTGCCCGTTACATGAAACGATTTTTGACAACAGAGAATGTGCTATAAAAATTCTTGAAGCCTTTAAGCTTGGAACTACTGTGCCAATCAAAAGCGTTTATCCTGATCATGAAGTTGATTTTACAGCAAGCTTCATTAACCAAGGACCGGGTAACTTAGTCGGTTATATTTGCGGACATTGGCATGATGAAGGATTTAATCAAATCGGCGAAAGTATCAAATTTACACAAATGCGCTGCTTAAATGGTGGCTTTAGTGATCCAGCATTAATTGACACACCTCAAGAAGATTGTTGGTCTGTCTTATCTGTAGATACTGCAGCTAAAAAAGTAGATGTATTTGGTTTCGGTCGGGCAACCAATCGATCATTTACGTATTAG
- a CDS encoding N-acetylmuramoyl-L-alanine amidase, translating to MNIERQMRETPQVGNAPYRQIHSHSTGNPNSTAQNEADYMSRKDLNSGFYTHVVGNGQVIQTADVGRGAYDVGGAWNYETYAAVELIQSHATRAEFERDYRLYVELLRQLAKEAGIPLTLDTKDLAGIKTHMFCTYNQPNNGSDHIDPYPYLNHWGITVDQFERDLVTGFGNSNNTTGNTETPNKPTTEKDEDIMFKYIKVQKNGSQEVWLVFGNKRMHLGPKQLADANLLLTRTGHSTKEEQYSHDNYALKMIEKFTDVVKF from the coding sequence ATGAATATCGAACGCCAAATGAGAGAAACACCACAAGTAGGCAATGCACCTTATAGACAAATCCACTCACACAGTACTGGAAATCCTAATTCAACTGCACAAAATGAAGCAGACTACATGAGCCGTAAAGATTTAAATAGTGGCTTTTATACTCACGTCGTTGGGAATGGTCAGGTGATTCAAACTGCGGACGTAGGGCGTGGCGCTTATGATGTTGGTGGCGCTTGGAATTATGAAACCTATGCTGCTGTGGAATTGATCCAAAGTCATGCAACGAGAGCAGAGTTTGAACGAGATTATCGATTGTATGTGGAGCTGCTTAGACAGTTAGCTAAAGAAGCAGGCATTCCGCTAACTTTAGACACTAAAGATCTAGCAGGAATCAAAACTCACATGTTTTGTACCTATAACCAACCAAACAACGGTAGTGATCATATTGATCCGTATCCATACTTAAATCATTGGGGAATTACAGTAGATCAATTTGAACGAGATTTAGTGACTGGGTTCGGAAATTCAAACAACACAACTGGCAATACAGAAACACCAAATAAACCAACAACAGAAAAGGATGAGGATATTATGTTTAAGTATATTAAAGTGCAAAAAAACGGATCGCAAGAAGTATGGCTAGTGTTTGGAAATAAGCGTATGCATTTAGGTCCAAAACAATTGGCAGATGCAAATTTATTATTGACTCGCACAGGTCATTCTACTAAAGAAGAGCAATATAGCCATGATAACTATGCGTTAAAAATGATTGAGAAATTTACGGACGTTGTAAAATTCTAA
- a CDS encoding phage holin family protein: MEYINGALGATILGLYVLGFVIRDTPRIPSWLIPYILLVVSCVISPQILGGYTAENIVQAIIAAGMAVYGDQLIKQAKNAFKEKDDEE, translated from the coding sequence ATGGAATACATTAATGGAGCATTAGGAGCAACAATTTTAGGTTTGTATGTTTTGGGATTTGTCATTCGAGATACACCAAGAATCCCTTCATGGTTGATTCCATATATTTTGTTAGTAGTGAGTTGTGTAATTAGTCCACAAATTCTTGGTGGTTATACTGCAGAAAATATCGTCCAAGCAATCATTGCTGCTGGAATGGCTGTGTATGGCGATCAGCTAATTAAGCAGGCTAAGAATGCGTTTAAAGAAAAGGATGATGAAGAATGA
- a CDS encoding phage tail spike protein, producing MTPVIYKPRETDFTHNGLGRLSEATRCDITEEANGKFELELDYPANSRFSDYFENGYQIKAKPNDLEEYHIFEIKQTFKDTFLGIVTVYAQCRTYKLGNREVQYVDIKSADGAKAMKAIEANMDEPCDVKLFSDISANSNTIFEARNVLNCIAGEQGSLLQLWGGEIKREPFKLSLLKRRGRDNVGTVRYGKDLNGLKIKFDWSSIVTKVLPFADLQDGNDGKTKRIYGDPVKSQYMNNYPDIYARHIQFTEEQGVTDKASLNRVAKNYFTSMNPGSDKPKVSMELEVEKLTDSEEAKEFSKIRNYGLFDTFKIYHNLYDIDIDTKVNSIIYDSLLEKNKKVIAGDIQVAFYKQQNYEFQEAMKTLTKKGYMSEFVDYITDLINGVQGGSVLQYPKNHPHTTYYMDTDSTDTAKNVIAINNAGIGFSTTGWRGPFTNAWTIDGILNADFIRAGKIRADIFETSFNAYGDQLKLVAGALQAVNNKKKIMELTKKGLEFWDNTQYIGSIGTKGNPFPNATVNGEPVITDGKALLLVTEDSKKIIALSNTEGKGIVLQGPSQTFFGNRFQFTAGEQGVTSKAVFQDVEIIGKLTVNGKEVVPGQQGGGNGGGTGTGGYPSEVTSKADKFAWDLWAYLIANGYSKAAAAGILGNVQQETGGTMDPDTLQGGVGPGYGLVQWDGSRYPLVPPATSDGIQYVKNLMKAANIKDGHASILGQSKLLDWSMYNGQWLGIVEPTSVEGFKKMSDPRAAANTFERNFERPAVAHPERQGYAQEWYNKFKDLKASTETGKEGLKHLDTLVGKWLGNGQCYAVPAEYSGFLGGCGLGAGTKYALSHVIGDTSAAADIGTSYDWSAVGWKVITNPSFKDLVVGAIVNWKRGGNIGGYTVDGTYGHTEVIRGLGDNSFLTYGQNIGKGQIVERYERPWVGSAEISSIVIPPK from the coding sequence ATGACACCAGTCATTTATAAACCAAGGGAAACCGATTTTACACATAATGGGCTAGGTCGCTTATCTGAGGCGACTCGATGCGATATTACAGAAGAAGCAAACGGGAAATTTGAACTTGAACTAGATTATCCAGCAAATAGTCGATTTTCTGATTACTTTGAAAATGGGTATCAAATCAAAGCGAAACCAAATGATTTGGAAGAGTATCACATTTTTGAAATCAAACAGACATTCAAAGATACCTTTTTAGGAATCGTAACTGTTTACGCTCAATGTAGAACCTACAAATTAGGCAACAGAGAGGTGCAATATGTAGATATAAAATCTGCAGACGGCGCAAAAGCAATGAAAGCTATTGAAGCTAATATGGACGAGCCTTGTGACGTGAAGTTGTTCTCTGATATTTCAGCAAATTCGAATACAATCTTTGAAGCCCGAAACGTGTTGAACTGTATAGCTGGTGAGCAAGGTTCCTTATTGCAGTTGTGGGGCGGAGAGATCAAGCGTGAACCATTTAAGCTGTCTCTATTAAAACGCCGTGGGCGCGATAATGTAGGCACTGTACGTTACGGGAAAGACTTGAATGGGTTGAAAATAAAATTTGATTGGTCCTCAATTGTTACAAAAGTTTTACCATTCGCTGATTTACAAGATGGCAATGATGGGAAAACAAAACGAATATACGGTGATCCAGTCAAAAGCCAGTACATGAATAATTATCCTGATATCTATGCTCGGCATATCCAATTCACAGAAGAGCAAGGCGTGACAGATAAAGCTAGCTTGAATCGTGTAGCGAAAAACTATTTCACTTCTATGAACCCGGGATCAGATAAGCCGAAAGTCAGTATGGAATTAGAAGTTGAAAAGTTGACTGACTCAGAGGAAGCGAAAGAATTTTCTAAGATCCGGAATTACGGTTTGTTTGATACATTCAAGATTTACCACAATCTTTATGATATCGACATCGATACAAAAGTGAACAGTATCATCTATGACAGTTTACTTGAAAAAAATAAGAAAGTAATTGCTGGAGATATTCAAGTCGCCTTTTACAAACAACAAAATTATGAGTTTCAAGAAGCAATGAAGACTCTGACAAAAAAAGGATACATGAGTGAGTTCGTTGATTATATCACTGATTTGATCAACGGTGTTCAAGGCGGATCAGTGTTGCAATATCCTAAAAATCATCCACATACTACCTATTATATGGACACTGATTCCACAGATACTGCTAAAAATGTCATCGCCATTAACAATGCCGGAATTGGTTTCTCAACTACTGGTTGGCGCGGTCCGTTTACAAATGCATGGACAATTGACGGCATATTAAATGCTGATTTCATTAGAGCGGGCAAAATCAGAGCTGACATTTTTGAGACATCATTTAATGCTTATGGTGATCAACTGAAATTAGTCGCTGGGGCATTACAAGCAGTTAATAATAAGAAGAAAATCATGGAATTGACCAAAAAAGGGTTAGAGTTTTGGGATAATACGCAATATATCGGATCAATTGGTACGAAAGGAAATCCTTTTCCGAATGCTACTGTAAACGGGGAACCGGTCATCACTGATGGGAAAGCGCTGCTTTTAGTAACCGAAGATTCGAAAAAAATAATAGCACTGTCTAATACAGAAGGTAAAGGTATTGTTCTTCAGGGTCCTAGTCAAACTTTTTTCGGTAATAGATTTCAATTCACCGCTGGTGAACAAGGAGTAACATCGAAAGCAGTTTTTCAAGACGTTGAAATCATTGGTAAATTAACAGTCAACGGCAAAGAAGTCGTCCCAGGTCAACAAGGTGGCGGAAATGGTGGCGGTACTGGTACGGGTGGTTATCCATCTGAAGTCACAAGTAAAGCGGATAAATTTGCTTGGGATTTATGGGCATATTTGATAGCTAACGGGTACAGTAAGGCAGCAGCAGCAGGGATTTTAGGGAATGTCCAACAAGAGACTGGCGGAACGATGGATCCTGATACATTACAGGGCGGTGTTGGTCCTGGCTATGGTTTAGTTCAATGGGATGGCTCACGATATCCATTAGTTCCTCCGGCGACTTCCGACGGTATTCAATACGTTAAAAATCTGATGAAAGCCGCTAACATCAAAGATGGTCATGCATCAATACTCGGACAGTCTAAGTTGCTTGACTGGTCAATGTATAACGGACAATGGTTGGGGATTGTAGAACCTACAAGCGTTGAAGGATTTAAGAAAATGAGCGATCCGAGAGCTGCCGCAAATACATTCGAACGAAACTTTGAACGTCCTGCAGTAGCCCATCCGGAGAGACAAGGATATGCACAAGAATGGTACAACAAATTTAAAGATTTGAAAGCATCGACAGAGACGGGAAAAGAAGGACTAAAGCATTTAGATACTTTAGTAGGGAAATGGCTTGGAAATGGTCAATGTTACGCTGTTCCGGCTGAATATTCAGGTTTTTTAGGCGGTTGTGGATTAGGAGCTGGCACAAAGTATGCACTCAGTCATGTGATTGGTGATACTTCCGCTGCTGCAGATATTGGAACTTCTTACGATTGGTCAGCAGTAGGATGGAAAGTTATTACGAATCCTTCTTTTAAGGATTTAGTTGTCGGAGCTATTGTGAACTGGAAGCGTGGAGGAAATATCGGGGGCTACACTGTCGACGGAACATACGGACATACAGAGGTGATTCGAGGATTAGGAGACAACAGTTTTCTAACTTATGGTCAAAATATAGGCAAAGGGCAAATCGTGGAACGATATGAACGCCCATGGGTTGGATCGGCTGAAATTAGTTCGATTGTTATTCCACCTAAATAA
- a CDS encoding phage tail protein, with protein MELKRGQFKINHQHSEQCNVYMRERPKRPSAARVIEMRERPGNDSIVMDFKYYKNAEQTISCYAKAVNLEEVSVLEEEISYWLDMGSYTDYTVYYDPHYIYQAIVTSSPEFTGQRRNGNLIPFDFSISLRPFKMSRVGLSWKTNKKILINTEKYPSKPKIHIFGSGDISFSINDQVFELKGVDEEILIDSAIEESYKKVKGEIVPQDEKTLFRDYPLLNTGRNKISWTGDVQKIQIMPRWWTKI; from the coding sequence ATGGAGCTTAAACGCGGACAATTTAAAATCAATCATCAACATAGTGAACAGTGTAATGTTTACATGCGAGAACGTCCGAAACGCCCCTCTGCTGCTCGTGTAATCGAAATGAGAGAACGACCGGGGAACGACTCTATAGTCATGGACTTCAAGTATTATAAGAATGCCGAGCAAACCATTTCTTGTTATGCTAAAGCTGTCAATCTGGAAGAGGTGTCCGTTTTAGAAGAGGAAATCTCTTACTGGCTTGATATGGGAAGCTATACAGATTATACAGTTTATTATGATCCTCATTACATTTATCAAGCGATTGTAACTTCTTCGCCGGAATTTACCGGACAGCGTAGAAATGGAAATTTGATTCCGTTCGATTTCTCAATCAGTCTTAGACCGTTTAAGATGTCGCGGGTCGGTCTTTCATGGAAAACGAACAAAAAAATATTGATCAATACAGAGAAATATCCTTCTAAACCTAAGATTCATATCTTTGGTTCGGGGGATATTTCTTTTTCCATTAATGATCAAGTTTTTGAGCTAAAAGGGGTAGATGAAGAAATCCTGATCGATTCTGCTATCGAAGAATCATATAAAAAGGTCAAAGGTGAAATAGTCCCACAGGATGAAAAGACACTGTTTAGAGATTATCCACTTTTAAATACAGGAAGAAACAAGATTTCATGGACCGGAGACGTCCAAAAAATACAAATTATGCCGAGGTGGTGGACAAAAATATGA
- the gpG gene encoding phage tail assembly chaperone G translates to MASKLQTTIKLNFKKAKGGYEKKQFKSAEILPGSVMEDATALQVELEESTQTNDMEEIRPVLRKCYDFIAEVIFEGQFTGQEYLDGMDAREILKMTGQLLASVTTGYDAVYSETKKK, encoded by the coding sequence ATGGCGAGTAAATTACAAACAACAATCAAATTGAATTTTAAAAAAGCAAAAGGTGGGTATGAAAAGAAACAATTCAAATCTGCTGAAATTTTACCAGGGTCAGTTATGGAAGATGCGACTGCTTTACAGGTAGAACTTGAAGAATCAACTCAAACCAATGACATGGAAGAAATTCGCCCAGTCTTGAGAAAATGTTATGACTTTATCGCAGAAGTTATTTTTGAAGGACAATTCACAGGTCAAGAATATCTAGACGGTATGGATGCTAGGGAAATTTTAAAAATGACAGGGCAACTCTTAGCTTCTGTTACAACTGGCTATGATGCTGTTTATTCTGAAACGAAAAAAAAGTAA
- a CDS encoding BppU family phage baseplate upper protein — MSTNYFKQEIVTPDAAITNGAHKRQTLESVVYSYDNNVSKLIIPVATPKIFELDFEDIETIKVLLTVTQDGVVKKIEDTATIEASHRRRISYIITDRLKGYAGKVIMNVYLDLKNGQQIDLAEYGFTMIRSAIDQDIPKIEEFYFKSLDDVIISLQVKIDQELENLTSGLSGINEGLVTATDTMNQLKVKVDDNQQKIINQDIVTISDLSSIFSGKEILIQTAANFINKVSASVVENPHRMFSNMGKDTLNPNQFDYEIGSTSYSDSAELDNRIYTTQTKVADQKRQVCSRFDLIADIEYKNPGLFDSLGATTLAQKVVTARKLVDGTIRPVAYVSGSGASSTAPGTSRYQVNLQIYGTTWHGGATNTTNKIAMLEYKNQTGQRIQDDGCVYVVLYAPPSDGTAPSVVNIDQVYLEYQIKFKMSDLYAKKSEFDALTARVTALESKVK; from the coding sequence ATGAGTACAAACTACTTTAAACAGGAAATAGTCACTCCGGATGCAGCAATCACCAACGGCGCTCACAAGAGACAAACTCTTGAGAGTGTCGTTTATTCATATGACAACAATGTATCTAAGCTGATCATTCCGGTTGCGACTCCTAAAATCTTTGAACTAGATTTTGAAGATATCGAAACAATCAAGGTACTTTTAACTGTTACGCAAGATGGGGTAGTCAAGAAAATTGAAGATACAGCTACCATCGAAGCTAGTCACCGTAGGCGAATATCTTATATCATTACCGATCGTTTAAAAGGTTATGCCGGAAAAGTGATCATGAATGTTTATCTCGATTTAAAGAATGGCCAACAAATTGATTTAGCCGAATATGGTTTTACAATGATACGTTCTGCGATTGATCAGGATATTCCGAAAATAGAGGAATTTTATTTTAAGTCGCTAGATGATGTGATTATATCTTTACAGGTAAAAATTGATCAAGAACTTGAAAACTTAACCAGCGGATTATCAGGCATCAATGAAGGATTGGTAACAGCTACAGACACGATGAATCAGTTGAAAGTAAAGGTAGATGATAATCAACAAAAAATCATTAATCAAGATATTGTGACCATTAGTGATCTATCGAGTATTTTTAGCGGTAAGGAAATTCTTATACAAACGGCTGCAAACTTTATCAATAAGGTATCAGCTAGTGTTGTCGAGAATCCTCACAGGATGTTTTCAAATATGGGGAAAGATACGTTAAATCCTAACCAATTTGATTACGAGATAGGTTCAACATCCTATTCTGATTCAGCAGAGTTAGATAATAGAATTTATACAACTCAAACGAAAGTTGCGGATCAAAAAAGGCAAGTTTGCAGCAGGTTCGATTTAATCGCAGATATTGAATATAAGAATCCTGGTCTATTTGATTCTTTAGGGGCAACAACACTGGCTCAAAAAGTCGTTACTGCGAGAAAGCTAGTTGATGGAACAATCAGACCTGTAGCTTATGTCAGCGGTAGCGGTGCAAGTTCTACCGCACCGGGGACGTCTCGCTACCAGGTTAATTTACAGATATACGGAACGACTTGGCACGGTGGAGCCACAAACACCACGAATAAGATCGCTATGTTAGAGTATAAAAACCAAACAGGGCAACGAATACAAGACGATGGGTGTGTGTATGTCGTTTTATATGCGCCACCGAGTGATGGAACTGCACCTAGTGTAGTTAACATTGACCAAGTTTATTTGGAATATCAAATCAAATTTAAGATGTCCGATTTGTATGCTAAAAAAAGTGAGTTTGATGCGTTGACCGCAAGAGTAACGGCGCTAGAAAGTAAGGTGAAGTAA